The genomic stretch gagaAATACAGACACAGCCCACTGGCCCATAGACAGacacaaggacacacacacacacacacacagtcacattaGGACCTTCCAGCCTTGACCATGAAGCTTCAGGGCAGATGTCCGGTTGCATTTGGCAGATGCTTTTCTGTGTCCATCTGTCCCACTTTGTCCCCTCTATCCaatctgcctttttttcccctttcccctacTCCCCTTTCCCCCTGTGCCTCAGGCAGCTCCTTGGTCCTCTCCTGCCTCTTGCTTCTCCCCTGGTCCCACTACATCTCTCCCTTGCCTCTTCTGCCTGCCCCCCCCAActacctccctcccttctctctctgctccctttCTTCTCTGCATCCTTTCCTTGGTATTTCTGCTCCAGGTCTTGGGGCCACAAAAGGCAACATCTCCTCTGGAATCCTTGAAGACTTGGTCAGGTCAGGATGGAGGCCAGAGGGAGCCCAGGCTGAGAGAAGTCACTCTGAGCCCTGACTCCAACACCCTGCCTTGGGGCAAAGCCTGGGGACTCAGCCGCAGTCAGCCTCAGGCTCTTTTCTGGTCTTAgagctctgctctgccatcactcTAGCTGGGCTCAGTGTCCAGCGTGTTTAAGATTGCCCGGAacacataagtaaaacaaaacaacaacctacagaatgggagaaaatttttgcaaacaatgaaactgacaaaaggttgatctccagaatatataagcagcttatacgacataataagaataaaacaaacaacccaatccaaaaatgggcagaagagctaacaagcaattctccaaggaagacgtacaaatgatcaataggcacatgaaaaaatgctcaatatcactaattatcagagaaatgcaaatcaaaactacaatgaggtatcacctcacactagtcagaatggccatcattcaaaagtccacaaatgacaaatgctggagaggctgtggagaaaagggaaccctccttcactactggtggaatgcagtttggttcagccactgtggaaaacagtatggagattcctcaaaagactaggaatagacttaccatatgacccaggaatcccgctcctgggcatatatccagaaggaaccctacttcaaaaagacgcctgcaccccaatgttcacagcagcactatttacaatagccacgacatggaaacagcctaaatgtccatcaacagatgactggataaagaagatgtggaatagaatactattcagccataaaaatgacaacataacgccaattgcagcaacgtggatgtccctggagaatgtcattctaagtgaagtaagccaaaaagagaaagaaaaatacgtgggagattgctcatatgtggaatctaaaaaaacaaaaaaaacataaatacgaGACTGGCCGGAACAGGGCCCACACTGGCTTCTCTCCCTGACTTGGCCTCCTGACTCTGCCCTAGTGTGGCCCACTCAGGGCCAGTCTGGGAAAACCTGGCACAGGACCAGATCTAATGGGAATTTAGTAATCCTTCCAGACAGAGGGAGGTAGGAAGAGGCAGCTTGGTTTTACAAAAAATGATCATAGGTCTAAATATAagttctaaaattataaaacatcttgaagaaaatataggagaaattCTTTATGACCTTGAGTTATGAAAAAATTTCTTAGCTCTAACACCAAAAGTCAGatttgtaaaagaagaaatttgatACATTTGGAATTCaccaaaattaagaacttctgcttTTAAAAGGACACTGTTACAAtggctaagacatggaaacaatctaaatgtccatcaacagatgactagataaagaagttgtagtacatttatttaatggaatactactcagccataaaaaagaataaaataatgccacttgcagcaacatggatggacctggagatcgtcattctaagtgaataagccaaaaagagaaaggaaaatactatatgatatcatatatatgtggaatctaaaaaaaaatatgcacatgaacttatttacaaaacagaaacagactcacagacatagaaaacaaacttatgagtACTAAGGGAAaaggggggtggaaagggataaattgggagttggagatttgcagacatgaactactatatataaaatagataacaagtttctactggaaCTTCTACTGGCACaagcaactatattcaatatcttgtagtaacctgtaataaaagggaatgtgaaaacgaatctatatatgtatatgtatgactgaaacattatgctgtacaccagaaactgacattgtaaactaactatacttcaataaaaacaaaagtaaatttaaaaaaaaacccatgatccataaaagaaaaagaaaaaagaaaggacactgttaagagaatgaaaagacaagcaacagactgggagaaaagatTTACAAATCATGCAGCTCATAAAGGACTTATACCTAGACTATATAAAGACCGCCTTCTCAAAATTTAGTAATAGGAAAATGACTCAACTTTTTAAACGAGCAAAAGATTTAAACAGATACTTCCTAATAAATATGTCCTATTTAAACACATAGGACATATAGAtagcaaataaaaacatgtaaagaTGTTCAATCATTagtcatcaagaaaatgcaagttaaaaccacagtgatataGCCATTTCAATGGCTTAAAAAAAGGAGGGCTGACAATATCAGGATACAGagcaactggaaccctcatatattATTGATGAGGATGCAAAATCATTCAACCACTCTGGAAAACGGTTCCATAATTGCTCATACAGTTTAACTTACAATTACCATCGAATCCGGCAATCCCATAAATACATAGTTATCCAAATGAAATGAATATCTATAATCACATAAAAATCTGTACGTGAATGTTTATAGTGGCTTTATGGGTAATCATCAACGCTTTCAAAGTTTTAAACAGATTAGAATTTGAgctatgatccactttgagttaatttttgtgtaggtTGCCAGTGATGAAATTCATTTTTTGCATCTGGATATTATTCTGTTCCAGCACTGTTTATTGAAATGGCTGTTCTTTTGCTATTCGATTGTCTTTGTAGTTTCTCAAAAGCATTTGACCATATAcatgtgagtctctttctggccTCTCTAATCTGGCGCATTAATCTATAGATCTATCCTTTCTCCCCTGTCACCCTGTCCTGAGTGtggtagctttgtagtaagtctgGAAGTCAGGTTGTGTAactcttccaactttgttctttttcaaaattgatttGGCTATTTTAGTGCCTTtcccattttcacacacacacacacaaatccttcTGGGAGTTTGACTGGGATTGTGTAGTATTAGAATTGtagctacatttcccagcttatTTGCACTTAGGTGTATCCATATGACCATATTCTTGTCAATAAAATGTGAGTAAGAGGAATAGTGAACTTGGGGTCTTAAGACAGTAAGTGAGCCTCTTCCAcactctctcccttcccacccagtGGACTCTACAGCATCTTGGCCTCTGACATTGCAGACAATGACAAGGCCTAGGGACGACAGAAGAAACCTGGGTCCCTACTAAGTGAAGGAGTGGAACAGAGCCAGGAATCTAGGCTCGGAGTAGGACTCACCTAGGACAGGTAGAACAGAGGGAAATAAACATTGACCTTCCTTGAGCCCCTAAGGTCTCTTTACCATTTGTCTTTATTATGGCAGCCTAACCTGACCTTAGTTAACTATAACCCCTGAATtctgaaacaattaaaaaatgaaacaaaagaatgTGACATTTGGAAGCCAGAAGACTACCTTTCTCATTGATAAAGTGGATATTGGAGAATGCAACTTATATCTGCAAGGAGGCGCCATAGAGCCAAATAAGAGGTCTGAGCTGTCTCCCATCCCAGGCACCAGGAGCTGGACCTTCCCAGCATTTTCCTGCTGAGCTCCTGCATTTGTGCTGCGACAGCACGTGCTTGCTGAGATGGCAGCCGGCCCCCAGGAGGAATcagagaggaaggggtggggtTATGCCTACTCCTTTCCTCTCACCACCTGCCCCCATCGGCTACTCCTTTCTCCCCAGGGAGGAGTGTTACCTCTGGGAAACCCCTCTACATGGAAGAAAATATCcggaaagggaaaaaatgttcCTGAGCTCTGCCCCATGGACAATCATCTTTTACGATACTGGGAGCATTTTTTGGTATAATTTCACAGGATTccagttttaaaaactaaatcataCCAAATTTAGTAGATATGGAAGCAGGACAAACTCAGTGACCCCATGGATAGAGACCCTACAGAAAACTGAAATGGCTGCCCATCAATATCATCCTGAGGACTTCAGTggtacagagagacagagaaaaaccaCAGCAGTAAACTTTCGGTGAAGCAGTTGGTGTTTACAGTTTGCCGACTGGAATGCTTTGTCCTAAAGTTTCTCGCAGCTGTGAAGAGCTCATCTCTGGGGTGCCCACATCTCTGGGATGCACACATATGCATTTTGAATTTACAAGTTAGTATCATTGCATAATTCATAGATATTAATGCACATCATTTTTAACAAAGTAAATGCGAGGCATTCTTTTCATATTGGAACGTTTATCTCAGCTACAATCgttttgtttttagcttttaTGACAGGAAGtttcaaatatacagaaaaacagaGCCACTAGACAAGGACCCCTCAGGGGCCCACCCCCTCCTGAGCTTCCATAGTTAACAGCACATGACTACTTCTCTCATCTCTACCCcactatcccctcccacccccaagttATCCCAGCTGTCATACCATCTCATCTGTAAACGTGCCAGTGTGCACCTAAAATGATAGGGACTTTTATTAAAAACATGACCACATACCATTACCACACACATGtacgccccaaaccaaaactcaaCAACATGTTGTTATCATCAAATATTCAAGCATTATTCAAATTTCCCCAGATGGTTCATGAATACGCTCTTTGCGATTCATTGACTCTGAGTCCATCTTTTTTTCAGGCACAAAACAGAATATTGATCCTCATGGTACTTCTACCATCTTATTTTCCCGACCTCCTTATAGAGGGTGGCTTCCAATCTCTTTTCACCGTATTTGTTATAAGCAAGTATAATCACCTGATGACCTTATTCTGTGTATGTCACCCAGTGTAGCTGTGCTTGTTCACTTAGATAGTAAAATAGTGTTACTTTGTCCTAAATTactcttcttttctttatattacTCCTAGGACTAATTCTGTTTTTTGAAACTACATGTGGGTAGGCATTTTATCTAGCAATTTCATTTCCTGGTTGTAAAGTGGGTTCATTAAGTGCTGGTGACACAAAGGGAaagagttgagaaccactgccctgcaCAAGCCCCAAGCGCTTTGGTGGACTGAAGGAGTCATTCCAAGGAGGACAGAGGCCACGGGGCTGAGCCAGGAGGCAGAGTGAAGAAGGCAGCGTGCTGGCCTTTGCACCGTCCGGCGCTCCAGCGGCTTCATTCGGCACACGTTCCCTGGGCAGCTCTCCCGGCTCCTCCTTCTCACCAGACCCAGCCTGATGCCACCTTTGGAACTTCTCCTGGAAAAGAGGTGCCAATCTGACCCTGTGATTTTGAGGCTGGAAAAGAAAACACTGGAGAGGTGAGGGGTGCCTGAACTCTCTCTCCAGGTGGGGAGACCTGGGCTGACATGGCTCTGCTCTGTGTAAGCCTCTGGGGCTGCAGGGCACTCAGAGAGTGAGGTTCCAGGGAAATCCTGGACTTCCTGCTGATGTGGCCCAAGCTTGGAAATGCACAAGTCCCTAACCGTGTGTCTCTCTAGTTAAATAGCGTGGTGCCTTCTAGTTGCTTCCCTCTCCATCTGTGTGGTTTCTGAGGGGCCACAGAACTTTGACATGGTCCTCAAATACCCATTTATATGTATCGCATACTCCCTCATAGTTGATCTAAACGGGACTTGGCCTTCAGTTATGTCTTGCTCCAGGTGCTGAGTCAGAGGAGGGACCTGTTCTCACAGCCTCATCAAGAACCACAGTCTGGGTTGCTATTGACCATCAGGGCTTTCAAGAGCCTCACTGCTATTCTCTTCATAGCTCTTAATAATAATGACCTTTTCTTCattaaaagaatacatacaaaagtgaacaaatcacatgTGTGCAATTTGAACAAATTTTCATAAATGAAACACACTGGTTTTACCAGCTCCCAGGCCAAGAAACCGAATATGATCAGCACCCCGGCATCTCCTCACCCTCTTCCAGCCACTACCACACCTAAGACCTCTAGCACCATagcttagttttgcctgtttttgtaatttatataaagaaaacctTACAGTCCTCtttagcatattttttctttctccgcTCTGTGAGATACACACTGCTGTGGGGGTGAGGGGCCGCTGAGTGAGTCCTCGTTGCTCCAGTGTGGGAGAAAGCCACAGAAATAATGTTCAAAGATTGCTAAGAGATGGTGATTGCTCTGTTTTATTTGGAGTGGGAGTGTGGGCGTGGACCTTCTGAAACTGCTTGTCCCACAGCAGGAGTGAGTGAATCGGGGGGGGGATGTTTTGGGGGAAACAGATTAGGCTTTTATAGATTCCCTCAAATGGTCTTTGATCCAGGAAAGGATGAGAAACATAGGTTGTGTGAGTCTCTCTGTTCGTGTCTTTTACATTTTGCGGTCATTCCTGTGGCCGTGGGCTCCGGGGAACCCCGGTCCTGCAGAGTCTCCGGTGCTGTCCCGCTCATCACTGTGTGGTTCAGCCCGACACTGGGGACCCTGAGCCTCCTTAGAGGGAGGTGCTGGTCCTCCAGCCCAGCTCCCCCAGCTTGGGCACCTCTTCTGAGAGTACCAGTGGCCTCCTCTGGCCTGAGACTCCAGCTCCCTGGAAAGCTGAAGGCCCTTCAGCTGCCCCAGCCAAGCTCCCCTCCCGCAGGCCAGCCCTCGGGTGTGTCTCAAGCCTTCTTCCCAATGTCAGGAAGACTTTCACTATCCACTGACCGCCTTCCCTTCCTCTGGTCCCCTGGTAGACCCTTATCTCGGTTTGCTGGTCCCACCCTGTGGCTTTGGACCTTTGGAGCAAGTCCCGCCTGCTGTGGGCCCCTAGCTCTGTTTGGAGCGGGAAGCCAGGGTCTGTTCCCATCTCCCTGGGGGCCGGCCGCAcggtcccctcctccctctcccctacaGGACGACGCCGCGGGAACCGCaggccctcctccctcttctgccctcggcCGCGCCGAGTCCCGCCGCGATCTTTGACTCCGTCAGGGCCCTCCCCTCCCAGTTCTGACACTTAGACGCCAGTCGAGTTGGAGCGGAAatctgctttatttcattttcataattcCTGGCGGTGGCTGTGGAGGGGTCTCAGTGCTGGGAGAAGGCGGCCTCGGGGTCGCAGGCGGGCTCGGCGCGGCAGCCGTCTGCGGGGAGAGACGCCAGGTCAgcgccgccccgcccgccgcaCGTCGTCCCGGGCCCCCGGCCCCGGTCCCCGCCGGCCCGGCCCCACTCACCGGGGCTGCAGCAGATGCCGGCGGCGGCGCAGCGGCCCCCGCTCCCGCACGGCTTCTGGCCGGACTGGCAGGGCGACGGCAGGTAGTTCTCCTCCTGGCAGCGCAGCGCCTCGGCCGTGCCCACGAAGCAGCCCAGCTCGTCCGCGCAGCAGATGCTGGGCCCGAAGCAGCGGCCTTTGCCCCCGGGGCCGCAGGGGAGGCACTGGCGGGAGGGCGGGGGTGAGccggggacaggggagggggccGGGCTGGGTCGGGAGACCCCGAGAGGCCGGGGATGCGGAGCCGGGCGGGGGAGGGCGGAACGGAGGAGCGCCCGAGGTTGGGGTCTTCCTGGTGCTGTTTGCGCCCCCAACAGCGGTGGAAGAGGGGGAATCAAAAGCCACTCAGCTCTCTGGGGAGCCGGCGGGGGGAAGGGAGCGGCGGGGGCCGCGGGACCAGAGCTCACCTGGCGCACGTCGAGGTCCAGCGCGGCCCTCTTGCCGCCCAAGGGGCAGTTCTGGATGTAGCAGGCGGAGGTCAGCGCCAGGAGGCCGAGCAGGCAGCAGGCGAGGCTGAGGCCGGCCATGGTGTGGGTGCGCTGGGTCCGGGGTCCGGCGACTGCCACGGTCTCTGCGGCCCGGCGTTTTATGCCCGGGGGCCGCGCCGGCGGAGCCGTGTCTAAGAGGGCCGCCGCATGGCTGGTCACAGCGGGCCGCTGCGGGTCAAGCCCTGCGCCCCCGGCGCGCCCACTCATTTGCAGCGGCCACGCCCGGGTCAAGGTCACCGCATCGGGCTAATGGCTAATGGACCGGTGATGATAGCGAGTGCCGCTGGGCGAAGGAAGCTGCTCGAGGATGGGAGCGACGCGGTGGCCTGGGTCCTAGGGTGGAATAGGGAGTACGGGGGGCGCGGTGGCCCAACCAAGAACTATGTAGTCCACTCCCAATACCTTTGGGGGAGGGGTCAGGGAGGACACTTGGGCCGCTCCAGGCCAGAAGGGACTCCCCATCTGCCCCCTTGGCCAGCCACAGGCGCGTCCCAGTTCTCCTCTGCAAGGAAGCTCTCCTCCTCCTGAACCCAAATTTCCTGGAACCCTGCCCCCACTCCCAACAACAGCATCCACTTCCTTGCACCTGGAACTCGGATaggaaaagattttattttctctcacttCTAACTgaaattcagcctttcctttAACTGTGAGGGAGGCAAGAAACCACGGTGGAATCTGCAATCCCTATGGCTTTGtcacaaatgaaaatgacagaTCTTCTCCTATCCCATTACAGCTGTTGCAAATGTCTCTAAAAATCAGACTCATCACTTTGACATTACGGCAGTTATTGGACCTCCACTCGATCTTGTTATCTGATGCTTTAAATAATGGAGCACATTTATGACAGTATCACAGATGTGTTACTATTTTGATGCTTGATCATAAATATAACTGGTTTCTTTTGTAATTCCATATCTttcattttatgcatttaaaaacaatGATTTCTTGGGGTTCCCCCCCCCATTTTTAATGTACGGTATCTCCAAATgaaaatagtgaaaaataaaagaaagacagaCTACCTCAGTGGAAGGGGTGTTGGTCAGTGTGGTCATGAACAGGGAGGTGCTCAGCAGGGATCTTCCTTCAAAAAAGGACTTGCCACCCAGCTGCTGAGAGAGTGGTCAGCAGACAGCCTTTGCCTGACAGCTCATCCAGGGCCTGCCTCAGCTACAGAGAGCCACCTGAGCCAAGGTCACACCCTTCTCTAGTGGCCCACATCCAATGACTGGTCCAGTTTGGCCCAATGCTGGACAACTTTGATGGACTGTTTCAGCTCCGGACCTCCCTGTAGAGTCAACTGAGGCCTACATGGGAAGTTCTACCTTTGCCTAGTCCTGtttctgccctcctccctcccatagGCGTGGGTGCCAAGGACCCTTGGTAATAAGCATCCTGTGTGTTAAACTCCGTCTCAGTCCGCTCCCTGGGGAACCCAACTCGCAATAGGAAGAAATGAGGTCATTGTCACCCCTAGGAGCAGGTCAGGCGGACCTGGACTACCAGTCAGCAGCTGGTTTTGTTTCTCACCTAAATCAGCTCATTGGTATTGCCAAGCTAGAAGGCCAAGGGCTTGAtcctggaggcagcctcagaaGGCCTTTCGCCCGTCCCGTGGGCACACTGACCTCACCCTGGTTAATACATGCACATAGATTACCTTAGCGTAATGGCCACCCAGGGCCAGCATTCCTTCATCCGTTCAACAGCTGTCATCTGAAGATGCACCAGGCAGGCCAGATGCTTGGAAATACCAGTGAACCAGACAGACAGAAGTCCCAGCCCTCAGGGACTTTATATTCTAGTGGAGGGGGAGAAGCATTAAACAATAATTTCAaggaggaagggtatagctcagtggtagattgcatgcttggcatgcatcaggtcctgggttcaatccccagtatctttgttaaagcaaaaacaaaaacctaattatctccccgctccaaagaataaattaattttaaaaaacccaataaaCACATTTCAACAGGTTAGGAGGCAGTAAGTGCTAGGGAGGAAAAGGTGGGGACACGGTGCAGTTTTCCTGAGGGTGCTCAGTCTGGGCCTGTTTGTGAAGGTGACATCTGACACTTGAAGGAGGCAAGGAAAGAAGTCATGTGGCTATCTGAGGGTGGACTAGTTTTCCATTGCTATGTCACAGATTACCACAAATGTAACAGCTTGATATAATATCCACTTCTTATCCCACAGTTCCTGTGGGTCTGGCCACGGctcagctgggtcctctgctcagtgCTCACAGGGCtgcagtcaagatgtcagccaGGCTGCATTTCTTTCTGGAGCCTGGGAAATTGTTGGCAGACTGCATCTCCTTGAAGCTGTAGAACTGATGGCGGTTTGCTTCTTCAAGGCCGGCAACAGAGAGAAACAGTCTCAAGTGCTTCAAGTCTCAGCGTGAAGGGAAACCTCTTTTTAAAGGGCTCACCTGATTAGGCCAGGTCCACCAGGATCATCAtcctaatttaaaataaaactgactaATTTGGATACTTGGGCCTTTAATTATCCTTTTACCTCTACTATATGATGTAGTATAATCATGGGAGTGATCCCCCAACACTTTTGCCATAGAAGAAGAAAGTCCTACCCACATGCAACAGGAGGAGATTACACAAAGGTATGGAAATCAGGGGCTGCTTTAGAATTCTAGAGGTGGGGGAAGagtaagtgcaaaggtcctgaggtgagaATACCCAGCATGTTcgaggaacagcaaggagg from Vicugna pacos chromosome 19, VicPac4, whole genome shotgun sequence encodes the following:
- the OXT gene encoding oxytocin-neurophysin 1, whose protein sequence is MAGLSLACCLLGLLALTSACYIQNCPLGGKRAALDLDVRQCLPCGPGGKGRCFGPSICCADELGCFVGTAEALRCQEENYLPSPCQSGQKPCGSGGRCAAAGICCSPGEWGRAGGDRGRGPGTTCGGRGGADLASLPADGCRAEPACDPEAAFSQH